The DNA sequence cgaataattCATTGACTCAAGTTACGATTACTGCTTGTTGCGATAGAAGCTTACATGAATCCAAACGTTGcgttcaagaaattccagtcTTGAATTAAGTAAAATGCTCCAAAGTTTAGGCCGACGAATGTGATCAAGTAAATGACTAGCACCTGAACCATTTTGGCTTTATTAAGTTTGTCGCCGCTTCTGCTCAAAATCAGCATGGCAGGTACGATTAACACGAAGGGGTAAAAATTTCTCTGCGTCTCCAGCGACAAGAATAGACAACTGAAAACGGTGTTCTTACGCGACAAACAGTAGAAGAATCCGGCTAGCAGAAAATTACTCCACACCGTTGTCGTCAAGCCGACACAGTTCAGGACACTGTACGGATTGAATAGATAGGCCATGGCCACGTAGACCGGGATTTCGGTTAGATCGGTTGTTTTGATGTGTAGTGGCTCCGAATCCTTTGCAAATTTGCTGAGTTTACTTCGTTCGTCGTCGTACTGTAAAGAATTGcaccaaaatatttagcttCCGTTGTCTGCATAGTCTCTGAAAGTGTGTTGACATTGTAGCCTCAATAGGCCAACCGCTCTTCTACATTCCGGTCTCAATATCGTTGCTATTTGACCAGTACGATTGTGAACGATTGTCCATTGAGTTtatcattcatttttgtgtgaGAAAAGGGAAGAGTTACAGGAAAGTGAGATTGAAGCTTTACATGAGATGACATACCTCTTTCAACTTATAGATAAATTGGGAATACGACTTTTGGCGTCAGAGGAAAAGACTGTAAGACAATCAATTTTTAGCGCTGTGAACCCTTTATGCCCTACCTCAGAACAAATCGGTAATGTGGTCGGATAATTCGCACGATATCTTTAGACATCTTTTTGGTAACTCTGCCTCCGTAAGGCTTTTATACTGACTAAACCTACAGGACAGGATTTCCATCTTAAAGCACTAAAACTCACCATTTCGTGAATAAATCGCTCAGCCATCTTATACAGTAACCAACCAGCAGCCAAATCCAACGCTATGATAAGATATGGAATCACCAGCGGTGTTTTATTGATCAAGAAGTTTGTGGCCACCAAAATCAATGGATTTTCATGGTACATGTCACCGGTGTATGGATTTATGTTCGCATTGTACATGAATGCACCTTCACTCACTGTAACGCAATTATGGTTgattaaaattcaatgaaatcaaTATTTATGGATATCTTTCGGTACGGCCGCTTACCTCGTTTCCATGAGTTTAGTGGAGTTGAAATTTCGATacgattttgaattatttgggCGTATTTCGATATGATTAAGAGGAAGCGAATTAAGCCGGCTATCACAAAACTGGTTGTTATGGACATTATTGCAATGGGTTATAGACGGGCAACGAAAGTCCAATTTGGTAATTTGGGACAGTTTGACGGTCCTATCAATGCATTTTGTTTACGAAACTAGCAGCGCGAATGTCACCCTTTTCTTGAAAGATGCAAACTTGTTAAAACAATGATGtgtttttggatgttttgaCTTTTTGGCAGTGCTGTCAGCTCTTTATTTGGTAAAATAATGGCGCCGGAAATATTGAATTCAAAACGAAATGTTTGTGACGGTAGAATAATAGTAATGTTTATGCTACATGAACTGTAAATCGACTCTTCaagcactttttttttggtgctgTCAGTTCATAAGATCCACTACTGACTGCACCGAGAAACGAGGAGCCACTCATTTCAAGCAACTGATTTTACGagtatttcaaattaatttgtaatcATATGTTAAGGGCAGTGCCCGTCTGGCTTTTAAGAGACCCATCGGGCTCGTAGAACTAAGGCGTGCCCTGAAAAGGCGCCAAATTGAATAACTGGAGTCAGACATCTTCGGTGTAAGAGTTTAACCCACAATACATGTTATTGTATCCTTATATAGTATGAGGTCATACATGTATCAAAAATTAGAGGCTTTACGTGCACATTCAAATAGTACGAACGCCCCACGCTCGAGAATTGACGCCATAAGTGCACccgaatttaaaatttgacgatTACAACTGTGCATAACGGGCTTATACCGGAAAGCTAGACGATAGCTGTGTAGCTAAATGAAAAGACACATTGATattcaaatgatttaaaaGGTGGAAAATCCTATTTCTCTCCGAGGTGAACACATAGAGATAGACTCGTAGAGGAATTATGTcccaaaattcattgaaaaattgtatcacACACACatctaacacgaaaacgtcaactttgcttcttTTGACGTTATGGGTCCCCTTACTTTTGACATTGTGGTGATCACAGTATGCCAATGAATTGGATCGCATCGAGTTGCCTCTGACAATCCCTATATATACTGTGTATGTTCAGGAAGCTGCGGGAATTTGCTCATAGATAGGCCTCACagataaatggaatttttggctAATACTTAAAACATATAATTCCAGTCATTGAAAGTGTATTTAAAATTCCACGAATCAATGCTAACTTTTTGCATTATTGTTCTTTGAAGAACGAATTAAGTACAATGACGCTCTTAacgataaatcgaaaaattagaaCGAAGTTCTGTGAGATATGAAATCTCAATATTCCCATCTGCGTAACAAGCGCCTTTtgcaattaaaccaaaaaattcattttattatacgaGCCTatcacgcaatttttttcgttttaataatttaaaattaaacctACCAGCTACCagtctaaataaaattgaattgaatgattAAAGTGTGCGCATTCCAAACGTTTCAGATGTATGCATTGCACAGTGATTTTTACGGCAATAAGATAGCCGTGCCTTTTTGCCCACAAATGTTCTGAGTGAtattttgaccaaaatgtCCGAAATATCTTCACCAAACTTTAGAGAATGAAAGTTCCCCACGACTTTTAAcgatattcccaaaaaacaaatcaaaaagttaatatttacTATGAAAACGAACTCTCTCAAAAGGGCATTTGGGGTGCTATATAGCACCCCAAATGCCCTTTTGAGAGAGTCCGTACgggaacaaaaacaaaactttttgaactttttttgggGAGTACCGCTAAAAGTCGTGTGGAACTTTCATTCTCTAAAGTTTGGTGAAGATTAATCGGATATTTTGGTCAAAATATCACTGAGAACATTTGTGGGCAAAAAGGCACGGCTATCTTATTGCCGTAGaaagcaatgaaagtaaatggataggtatggccaaacgttcaaatttgttctagccggagcacatacggatttgcatggcgccacctcaaacgaactcatttctagtgcaaatttccactagaaatgagttcgtttgaggtggcgccatgcaaatccgtatgtgctccgacttgtatggactggccatacctacttatctactttcattggtagAAAGCACTGTGCAATGCATACATCTGAAACGTTTGGAGTGCGCACACTTTAATCATTCAATTCGCATTGTTGGCgcacatttttgtgtataattttgattttgaatgattattgttcacagaatcgaaattttgtcttttttatttagactggTAGCTGGAAaggtttaattttaaattattaaaacgaaaaaaattgcgtgatAGGCtcgtataataaaatgaattttttggtttaattgcaAAAGGCGCTTGTTACGCAGATGGGAATATTGAGATTTCATATCTCACAGAACTTCGttctaatttttcgatttatcgtTAAGAGCGTCATTGTACTTAATTCGTTCTTCAAAGAACAATAATGCAAAAAGTTAGCATTGATTCGTGGAATTTTAAATACACTTTCAATGACTGGAATTATATGTTTTAAGTATTagccaaaaattccatttatctGTGAGGCCTATCTATGAGCAAATTCCCGCAGCTTCCAGTGAATAAATTCATTCCATTCCCGGCTTTGGACCAAAAGGTTTTAAAAtatgtttggaatcgattataatttacaaaataataaaatagaaaaaaatattttcgcacaatctgttaatgccaatcgataccaaacacattttaaaacattttggtccaaaaaatatgaaaaaccacttaaaacagcaattttagttttcattttcgtagtaaatcgcaaaataaaaaaactgacagatcgtaacaaaggataaaaaagctctctctgacgtatttTATaagactaatggcgtggattcaTAATACTCTCAAAATGAAAGCtccagaaatgaaaaaatgtcaGTTCTTCAATCATTTCGGGTTTTCTTtactatttttaattaattagaagcgtttttaattaaattccacTATGGAATATcgatttcaataataaaataatggtCCCAAAGCATCTATATGTGTAAATAATGTGAAATTCTACATCTTTTGTGCTCAATGTAGAGCTGTTTTAAAACGTTATTATCATtcgtttcataaattattttaaacattttttttctgcaatttgGTGATGAAAGATCCaaacttaaatattttgcAGTCCAACACATGTCTCAATGTGAATTCCGTTCAATAATGATTACACAAATTGAGGTCTATTTTATACAAAGGACGCTGTTTACATGAAGCTTTTCAACAGATGGCTCTCAATAAGTAGTATGCCATCTTAACGGTTTTATTCATGATATATCAAACACAAAGTGCGTCATTCTACTTTACGCAAGCGTTATTTCGTAAGCAACCAATTTGATTCACTTTATGCAGTTGCGGAACCAATAGGAGTCCAAATAATGAGGAAAGTGTGTCATCTATGAAATCTAGCAATGTACTCGGGTGAGTTTGACTGCGACACATTACCAGCAGCCCTTGCCGAGACGCTCTACATATGGCAATTATCAAGCATGCATCACCACGGTAgcttattttctttattattttcatagtAGCTTTTTCGGGCGATGCTAATGCGCACCCAGATGCTGTAGGACTGACGGTGTAGCTAAATTGAGCCGT is a window from the Bradysia coprophila strain Holo2 unplaced genomic scaffold, BU_Bcop_v1 contig_94, whole genome shotgun sequence genome containing:
- the LOC119085411 gene encoding phosphatidylinositol glycan anchor biosynthesis class U protein, coding for MSITTSFVIAGLIRFLLIISKYAQIIQNRIEISTPLNSWKRVSEGAFMYNANINPYTGDMYHENPLILVATNFLINKTPLVIPYLIIALDLAAGWLLYKMAERFIHEMYDDERSKLSKFAKDSEPLHIKTTDLTEIPVYVAMAYLFNPYSVLNCVGLTTTVWSNFLLAGFFYCLSRKNTVFSCLFLSLETQRNFYPFVLIVPAMLILSRSGDKLNKAKMVQVLVIYLITFVGLNFGAFYLIQDWNFLNATFGFIFYHTDLTPNIGLFWYFFTEMFEHFRTLFLYTFQMNATVLYLFPLTIKLHKKPLLLATILTALITIFRSYPCIGDVAFYMSLFPLWKSSARFMANNFIVFCFLLITSALGPIVWYLWIYCNSANANFYFGATLAFASAQIFLVTDLLFASNKREFCLREGLSVISKIALE